Proteins from one Pseudomonas grandcourensis genomic window:
- a CDS encoding fatty acid--CoA ligase has protein sequence MLQTRVIPPAEGAYQYPLLIKRLLMSGARYEKTREIIYRDKLRYSYPTLIERVARLANVLTAAGVKPGDAVGVMDWDSHRYLECMFAIPMIGAVIHTINVRLSPEQILYTMNHAEDRFVLVNSEFVGLYKAIEGHLTTVDKTLLLTDLPEKTADLPNLVGEYEQLLAAASPQYDFEDFDENSVATTFYTTGTTGNPKGVYFTHRQLVLHTMGVSTIMGAIDSVRLLGTNDVYMPITPMFHVHAWGLPYVATMLGLKQVYPGRYDPEYLVELWRKEKVTFSHCVPTILQMVLNAKAAQNVDFGGWKIVIGGSALNRTLYEAAKAKGIQLTAAYGMSETGPLVSCAHLNDELMAGTEDERTTYRIKAGVPGPLVEAAIVDTEGNFLPADGETQGELVLRAPWLTEGYFNEPQKGAELWAGGWLHTGDVATLDSMGVIDIRDRIKDVIKTGGEWISSLDLEDLISRHAAVREVAVVGIPDPQWGERPFALLVLREGHAIGARELKEHLKPFVELGHLSKWAIPSQIALVTEIPKTSVGKLDKKRIRVDISEWQATNSTFLSTL, from the coding sequence ATGTTGCAGACTCGCGTTATCCCCCCGGCCGAAGGCGCTTACCAGTACCCGCTGTTGATCAAGCGACTGCTGATGTCCGGTGCCCGTTATGAAAAAACCCGCGAGATCATCTACCGCGACAAGTTGCGCTACAGCTACCCGACCCTGATCGAACGGGTGGCCCGCCTGGCCAACGTGCTGACAGCGGCGGGGGTCAAGCCCGGGGATGCCGTGGGTGTGATGGACTGGGACAGCCATCGTTACCTGGAATGCATGTTCGCCATCCCGATGATCGGCGCGGTGATCCACACCATCAACGTGCGCCTGTCGCCGGAACAGATCCTCTACACCATGAACCACGCCGAGGACCGCTTTGTGCTGGTCAACAGCGAGTTCGTCGGCCTCTACAAGGCCATCGAGGGGCATCTGACCACGGTCGACAAAACCCTGCTGCTGACTGACCTGCCGGAAAAAACCGCGGACCTGCCGAACCTTGTCGGCGAATACGAACAGCTGCTGGCCGCGGCGAGCCCGCAGTACGACTTCGAGGATTTCGACGAAAACTCGGTCGCGACCACGTTCTATACCACCGGTACCACCGGCAATCCCAAGGGTGTGTACTTCACCCATCGGCAACTGGTGCTGCATACCATGGGCGTGTCGACCATCATGGGTGCGATCGATAGCGTGCGCCTGCTGGGCACCAACGACGTGTACATGCCGATCACCCCGATGTTCCACGTCCACGCCTGGGGCTTGCCGTATGTGGCGACCATGCTCGGGCTCAAGCAGGTGTATCCCGGACGCTATGACCCGGAGTACCTGGTGGAGTTGTGGCGCAAGGAGAAGGTCACCTTCTCCCATTGCGTACCGACCATTTTGCAGATGGTCCTCAATGCCAAGGCCGCGCAGAACGTCGACTTCGGTGGCTGGAAAATCGTCATCGGCGGCAGCGCCCTGAACCGCACGTTGTACGAGGCGGCCAAGGCCAAAGGCATTCAGTTGACCGCCGCCTATGGCATGTCGGAAACCGGGCCACTGGTTTCGTGCGCGCACTTGAACGATGAGCTGATGGCCGGTACCGAAGACGAACGCACCACTTACCGGATCAAGGCCGGCGTGCCAGGGCCACTGGTGGAGGCGGCGATCGTCGACACCGAGGGCAACTTCCTGCCCGCCGATGGCGAGACCCAGGGCGAGCTGGTGTTACGCGCGCCATGGCTGACCGAGGGGTATTTCAACGAGCCGCAGAAGGGTGCCGAACTCTGGGCCGGAGGCTGGCTGCACACGGGTGACGTGGCGACCCTGGACAGCATGGGCGTGATCGACATTCGTGACCGGATCAAGGACGTGATCAAGACCGGTGGCGAGTGGATCTCCTCCCTGGACCTGGAAGACCTGATCAGCCGTCATGCGGCGGTACGCGAGGTAGCAGTGGTGGGGATTCCCGATCCGCAGTGGGGCGAGCGGCCGTTTGCCCTGCTGGTGCTGCGTGAGGGGCATGCAATCGGGGCGCGGGAACTCAAGGAACACCTCAAGCCGTTTGTGGAACTGGGGCACCTGAGCAAGTGGGCAATTCCGAGCCAGATCGCCCTTGTTACTGAAATTCCCAAGACCAGCGTCGGCAAACTCGACAAGAAGCGCATTCGTGTCGACATCAGCGAATGGCAAGCCACCAACAGCACCTTCCTCTCGACGCTTTAA
- a CDS encoding LysE family translocator translates to MYWTEFLTVALIHLLAVASPGPDFAVVVRESVTHGRRAGTWTALGVGTAIFLHVGYSLLGIGLIVSQSIVLFNALKWAAAAYLLYIGYKALRAQPAKPVADDLHKEAGERTARGAFTSGFVTNGLNPKATLFFLSLFTVVINPHTPLAVQAGYGVYLAAATAAWFCLVAMLFSQQRVRAGFARMGHWFDRTMGAVLIAIGVKLAFTEMH, encoded by the coding sequence ATGTATTGGACAGAGTTCTTGACCGTTGCCCTGATTCACCTGCTGGCCGTGGCCAGCCCCGGCCCGGACTTTGCCGTGGTGGTGCGCGAGAGTGTTACCCACGGTCGCCGCGCTGGCACCTGGACCGCGCTGGGTGTGGGGACGGCGATTTTCCTGCACGTGGGTTACTCGCTGTTGGGTATCGGCCTGATCGTGTCCCAGTCGATCGTGCTGTTCAATGCCTTGAAATGGGCCGCTGCCGCTTACCTGCTGTACATCGGTTACAAAGCGCTGCGCGCGCAACCGGCCAAGCCTGTGGCGGACGACCTTCACAAGGAAGCCGGTGAGCGCACCGCCCGTGGTGCCTTCACCTCAGGTTTCGTCACCAACGGCCTCAACCCGAAAGCTACGCTGTTCTTCCTCTCGCTGTTCACCGTGGTGATCAACCCGCACACGCCGCTGGCTGTGCAGGCCGGTTACGGGGTTTACCTGGCGGCGGCGACAGCGGCCTGGTTCTGCCTGGTGGCGATGTTGTTCAGCCAGCAGCGCGTACGCGCCGGTTTTGCCCGTATGGGTCACTGGTTCGACCGGACCATGGGTGCGGTGCTGATTGCGATTGGTGTGAAGCTGGCTTTTACCGAGATGCATTGA
- a CDS encoding 2-hydroxyacid dehydrogenase codes for MTNTRRAVFLDHPSLDLGDLDLDPLRSCFSDLQLFAQTLPDQVIEHLKGATVAISNKILIDAAAMAASPDLKLILITATGTNNVDLAAARAHGITVCNCQGYGTPSVAQHTIMLLLNLATRLADYQKAVGDGRWQQSKQFCLLDYPIVELEGKTLGLLGHGELGGAVARLAEAFGMRVLLGQIPGRPARPDRLPLNELLPQVDALTLHCPLNEHTRHFIGARELASMKPGAFVVNTARGGLIDEQALADALRNGHLGGAATDVLSVEPPVNGNPLLAHDIPRLIVTPHNAWGSREARQRIVGQVTENALGYFSGKALRVVS; via the coding sequence ATGACGAACACTCGCCGCGCCGTATTCCTCGACCACCCGTCCCTGGATCTCGGCGACCTTGACCTTGACCCGCTGCGCAGTTGTTTCAGCGATTTGCAGCTGTTCGCCCAGACCTTGCCCGATCAAGTCATCGAACATCTCAAGGGCGCCACCGTCGCCATCAGTAACAAGATCCTGATCGATGCCGCCGCCATGGCCGCCAGCCCTGATCTCAAGCTGATCCTGATCACCGCCACCGGCACCAACAATGTCGACCTCGCCGCCGCCCGCGCCCACGGGATTACCGTGTGCAACTGCCAGGGTTACGGCACACCGTCGGTGGCGCAGCACACGATCATGCTGCTGCTCAACCTGGCCACTCGCCTGGCCGATTATCAAAAAGCCGTCGGCGATGGCCGCTGGCAGCAGTCCAAACAGTTCTGTTTGCTGGATTACCCGATCGTCGAACTCGAAGGCAAAACCCTTGGCCTGCTCGGCCATGGGGAATTGGGCGGTGCAGTCGCACGGCTGGCTGAAGCCTTCGGCATGCGTGTTCTACTGGGGCAAATTCCCGGACGCCCTGCCCGCCCGGACCGCCTGCCACTGAATGAACTGTTGCCACAGGTCGATGCCCTGACTCTGCACTGCCCGCTCAACGAGCACACCCGCCACTTCATCGGCGCCCGCGAGCTGGCCTCAATGAAACCCGGCGCGTTCGTGGTCAACACCGCACGCGGTGGATTGATTGATGAACAGGCACTGGCCGACGCATTGCGCAACGGGCATCTGGGCGGCGCCGCCACTGACGTGCTGAGCGTCGAGCCTCCCGTCAACGGCAATCCGCTGCTGGCCCACGATATCCCGCGCCTGATCGTCACCCCGCACAACGCCTGGGGCAGCCGCGAAGCGCGCCAGCGAATCGTTGGCCAAGTAACCGAAAACGCACTGGGATACTTCAGCGGTAAGGCGCTGCGGGTCGTCAGTTGA